A single genomic interval of Candidatus Abyssobacteria bacterium SURF_5 harbors:
- a CDS encoding ABC transporter permease, with product MILQNIFAESLQNLGSNRLRSALTMLGIIWGTASVVFLLGWGRGFVNVMHTEARTVGDGFIIIWPKRARSEISGRKGARQLYFEMKHVDAVLAQCPSVRYATPVEEWGGLVMKSGNNLKPGNLVGVNPDAASILNLKIDRGRFLQPADVDHGRRVIVLAADLAQGLFPDESKALEGRVKVRGVTFEVIGVLERKGDTLVDWGGRDDDKAYIPVTAFHKDISGWRYVGMIFVHPRDQAQSKACTEEVRAVLAKELDFSPDDKEALEIIDISGILTSLDTMALIAAIFVTTIGVITLLVGGVGVMNIMLISVTERTREIGIRKAIGAKRSHILLQFLGEALTITIASGLIGIVLGVALSLAFAAAPRPKLLAAPEISTITIIGSFTVMTLTGLLAGVLPARRAAGLEPAESLRYE from the coding sequence ATGATCCTGCAAAACATCTTTGCCGAATCCCTCCAAAACCTCGGCTCGAACCGCCTGCGTTCCGCCCTGACCATGCTCGGCATTATCTGGGGAACTGCCTCAGTTGTCTTCCTGCTCGGCTGGGGACGAGGATTCGTCAACGTCATGCACACGGAGGCGAGAACAGTCGGCGACGGTTTCATCATCATCTGGCCGAAACGGGCTCGCTCCGAAATCAGCGGCCGCAAGGGAGCGCGGCAGTTGTATTTCGAAATGAAACACGTCGATGCCGTGCTGGCGCAATGTCCGTCCGTCCGCTACGCGACACCGGTAGAGGAGTGGGGCGGTCTCGTTATGAAATCCGGTAACAACCTCAAACCCGGCAACCTCGTCGGAGTCAATCCCGATGCGGCCAGTATCCTCAATCTGAAGATCGACCGCGGCCGATTCCTGCAACCTGCGGACGTCGACCACGGGAGGCGCGTCATCGTGCTTGCGGCAGACCTGGCGCAAGGGCTGTTCCCCGATGAGAGCAAGGCACTCGAAGGACGCGTGAAGGTCCGCGGAGTCACATTCGAAGTGATCGGTGTGCTTGAGAGAAAGGGAGATACCCTCGTTGATTGGGGTGGACGCGACGACGACAAGGCGTACATTCCCGTAACCGCCTTTCATAAAGATATCAGCGGGTGGAGATATGTGGGTATGATTTTCGTTCATCCGCGCGATCAGGCCCAGAGCAAGGCCTGCACCGAAGAGGTGCGGGCTGTCCTCGCAAAAGAACTCGATTTCTCGCCGGACGACAAGGAGGCCCTTGAGATAATCGACATCAGCGGCATCCTGACTTCCTTGGATACTATGGCGCTCATTGCCGCAATCTTTGTGACCACCATCGGCGTCATCACGCTCCTTGTCGGAGGAGTGGGCGTCATGAATATCATGCTGATCAGCGTGACCGAACGCACCCGCGAGATCGGCATTCGCAAAGCCATCGGCGCCAAACGATCCCACATCCTGCTCCAGTTTCTGGGTGAAGCTCTAACCATCACCATCGCAAGCGGACTTATCGGCATTGTGCTCGGAGTCGCGCTCAGCCTGGCGTTTGCCGCGGCGCCCAGGCCCAAACTCCTTGCCGCCCCCGAAATCTCGACGATCACAATTATCGGCAGCTTTACGGTTATGACCCTCACTGGCCTGCTTGCCGGCGTGCTGCCGGCCCGCCGGGCCGCCGGGCTGGAACCAGCCGAATCCTTGCGGTACGAATGA